CCCTGAAAGCCCATGAGTCTCTATCCTAGAGGCCAGGCTGTCCTTCATCAGTGGCCTTGCATTCCAGGCTGACTCCTCACATCAGGGCCAGAGAGCTTGCCAAAGCCCACACGTGGTCTTCAGTGTATCTTATGTGTACATTTCTAAGGAGCAGCTTCTGACCATGAGGCCCTGTGTGAGTCTGTAAGTAGCTGCAGAGTCATGCATAGGTCACTTCTCAGCAGAGGTCTCCATGAGACCTTCCTAGTGTCAACCCTGGGTAAACCAGGCCAGTGGGTCACACTACCTTTCAAGTATCTGCATGTATTAtcaatataatttttctttctcctgtcttgtaGATATTACAATCCTCTCTAAAGTTCAGACACTGTCTCATCTCAGTCAATCCTAGTATCccttacttaaaaaaatacttattttattatttttagttgtgtgtgtgtgtgtgtgtgtgtgtgtgtgtgtgtgtgcaagcagaagccagaagaggacatcagatcccctggaactggaattgtgagctactatgtggttgctgggaacccaactcccATCCTCTGTGAGACAGCAAAcaactcttaaccatggagcctcctctccagcctcccccacttcctcttttGCCTTAAGGTCTGAGTTTCAAGTACATCTGGCAGCCTTGGAGTCCTGTCTGACAAGACTAATACTGAAAGCTTTGAGACCTTGGCctttagaggaagaaaatgagcatgtggaaggctggggctgtgGTTTGGGCAGCAAAGCTTAAGAGCAGATAGCCTTGAAATGTAGAACACTGGAAATGGAGAAATGTAAAAGAAGATAAGGGGTGGGGGATAAAGCCATGCCACAAGATTGAAAAAAACTTTGTCCCTGACCACCAATCATGGGACAAACACATTTCTCTCACAGCTGAGGACCTAAGGTGGGAACTTCAGATATAGATGTGGAATCAGGTAGAAAGGACACAGCTTAGGTGAGCTGGAAGCCCCTTCCTTACCAAGCAAACCAAAGGGCTGGAGCCCACCCACAGAATTGGGGCAAGAAATGAATGGCGAGTAAGGAGCCTGGAGAGAGGACTTACCTTTAACAAGTGTTGAGCTGTGTAGAAGCCAGCTGGGCCACTGCCAACCACACAGATCTGAGGGGTCGTTTCCTGTGTGGAGAACTGCTGGCAGAAGAAGCCTGGGGCTGGGCAGAGGAGGGCGGCAAGGTTACACCAACACTCTCTAACACCCCAACCAATTCTGTCCAACGGCAGCCTGCCCTTCACCCACCTGCGTCTTCCTTCCTCAAAGCTTCATCATTCCGTCTGAATGCCAGAGGCTGACTTTATCCAGAACCCCATGCCTCACCTATGAACATGCTACGCCCAGTAACGACAGCCTATGCCAGACCCCCTTGGCCCCTGAACCTGTCCTGCACAGCACTTCATTTCTCTTGTGGGGCTCCCTGTATGATTCCATGTCTTCATATCCCCATCACATCTCTATCTTACTTTTTTCCTATCCCCTCTTTTCCCACAGAACTCTATCATTCATATCCTCACCTCCCTGTCACCCCCAATTCACCTCGTCTCACACATGCAGACCTCATGGTCTAGCCTTTTCGCCTTTACTGACCAGTGTCTTACCCAGGACGCCTCACACCTCATCGCACAGACCCTCTCCCCTGTACATCATTCCCATTTCTCCCGCAAGAGCAGACACCTCCAGCTTCACCCCTCACCCAGTCCTGCCTAAGCTCCGCTCCGCTCGGACCCCTGCTCTTGATCACAAGCCTCCCCTCGCCCTGGTGCAGCCCCAAAAGCCCTGCTCCTACTCGGGGTGGTCCTGGAGGGAGGCGGCCGGACCCCAGGCCACGCCGACCAGTGCCACCAGCGCCAGCAGCGCAGAGCCATGGCTGAGAACAGAAACCAGCGGGAGGAAAGGCTCGCAACCAGTGACTCCTGGGTGCTGAGCGCAGGTCTACAGCACGCCGGGGGCGGTCCTCTGGACCCGCCCATCACTGTGGCCCCACCCCAAACCTCGCCTCCGCTGGCTAGGAAAGCTCAACTTCGAGACTCCACGCGGGTCTCCGAAAGAGTCCCGCCCCAAAAGAGAACCACGCCCCCAGCTTCCAAAGCCCAGCCCCCAGAGCGACCGAACTTGAAAAACTTTTAACAAATTTCTTCCCAGTCTTCCTTGTCGCTACAGATACCGGAAGTCTAGGATTTGAAGAAACGCGAATCCCCAACGCCATTTCAGGTGCTCTTGGAGAAAAGAGCCAATTAAAAAGGAGTTTACTTTACATAAACCTTGTCGCTCTCTGATGACGCATGCTCTAGTTGCCGTTGCCTTTTGATAGGGTGGCTTCCTTCTTGAGTGATTTTTGTCCCAGCCAATCAGAAGCCCAGACTCCGGAAGTCTCTGGTATCCCGGCTCTTGCcgcttttttttaaacctgggtGTTGAACTAGTGTAATCCCAAAGAGATATTGTTCGTGTCAGACCAGGGAAAATATTAATTCTCAAGAGCTTGTTTCTCTTTACTGTCTTCCCATTATAAGGGAGAAAACGCGCGAAGAGACTCCGCTCTGGCACTGAGAACACTGATCCCGACCTTCAGCCACTGTCCAGCAGTACAGGGATGGGGTAAGACGGTACCTTAGGTGCAGAGTTTAAGGAGACACCCAAAAACTCAGTAATTAAAGTAAATTGTGCATGttctaattatatattttaaaagaaagttgatGCAAAAAGTAAGTAGtatctatttttaagtttttattacatttatctattttattacattatttgtGTGGGCCCATGTATACATGCCACAGCGCTCACATGGTatatggtggtcagaggacagctttcaggaattggttctctccttccactacgtGAGTTTTTGGGTATCAACTCATGTCTGGCCCGGGAGCAAGCTACTTTACCCTCTTTCTGACCCACAAATATTTTCTACACAAGGACAGGAATTAAGGATGGTAGAGTGTCTACTCGATGTGCACAAGACCCGATTTTCAACCGCAGCgccaaaaatttaattaaaataagggCAAGATCCATCGTCACCTTTGACCAGATAAGCCGAATGCTTCCCTAAGGGTCTTTCCCCTTCTTGGAAGACTGACCTATCTTGTCATCCCCACAGCATCTgactcttgtttatttttttttgttgaagaTTAAACCAAAGACTTATGCAATTGCTCTACCTTGTAACTGTACCTCTTGCTCCTGGCTTAATTTTCTGTTTCATAATTCAGCAGCaagcccagcctgagctacagagcgatGCCTGGTCTCATGAAACAGCATGCTACTTCTTTTGTGAAAGGTGAATGGCAGTTGGAATGTCATCATACTAGTTTAAATTGGCCTGACTGTAATCTGGATTTCTTGGGCCAGATAAATGGCTGGGTTTCAGCTTGGTGAACTTCATGGTGAGTGACTCCATTTTGGTTTTAATTCTGGTCTGTTGGAGCCTTGTGCAGGAGCTTAACCTAGAACAGAAGTTTTCCCTGTTTTATATTTCATACTTTTTACactattttaagattatttttagcCAGGctgtggaggtgcatgcctttaatcccagcacttagtagacagaggcaggcaaatctctgagttcaaggccagcctgatctacagatcaaggagagccagggctacacagagaaaccctatatggaaaaaaacaaacaagattatttttaattgaattttaacaCAGAAAAGTGCACACATTCTAATCATAGCTTGACAGGTTATGAGCCCATAAGGTGTAGTGATGTGACTGACACCCAGATTGAGAACCAGAACACAGTGAGTAACCCAGGAGTCCTCTGCTCTACAAGTCACTCCTCCACTGTCTTATTGAGACATAAATATTAGTCTCTAATGTGTTATTGCGTTTTAAGCCTGTCCCACAAGACCATCAGGCAAGCTGAATGCTGCCTGAAAGCCTATTTTGTGtgacaaataaatcaataaataaataaatagaatttatatGTAGGGCTTCAGAACCACCAGAGCAGAGGtaccaggcagttgtgagccatctgacatgggtgctaggaattgggctctgatcctctgcaagtccagcaagtgttcttaaccactgagccatcttaaaTGGTagcatatttaatattttacttgtttagaaacaaaattttattagGACACTatcatgttcatttctttttaaaaatatatttttgttaattcttttttttttttttttttggtttttggagacagggtttctctgtagctttggaggctgtcctggaactcgctttgtagaccaggctggcctcgaactcacagagctccacctgcctctgcctcccgagtgctgggattacagacgtgtgccaccactgcctggctgttaattctttgagaattttatacactgtattttgatcaCGTTCATGTCCAtttccccccccccaatccctcctagatccacccctccaccccaacttcatgtccttttttttcttttaataacctACTGAATCCAGTTTCTGATGCCCATGTACTCGTAGCATGGTGGACCTACCAGGGGCTACTTCTTTTGTGAAAGGTGAACGGCAGTTGGAATGTCATCATACTAGTTTAAACTGGCCTGACTGTAATCTGGATTTCTTGGGCCAGATAAATGGCTGggtttaaagaaaactgactcaccTTTCCCCAGAAAACGTTagcagtggtttgaatgaaaaaggctcacaggaagtagctctattaggaggtgtggccttgtgggaggaggtgtggccttgtcactGGGGGCGGGGTTGAAGTTTTAGCTGCTCAAGCCAGGCCAGAGTCACTTCCTTTCTGCTGCcaaggatccagatgtagaactttcagtccctctctagcaccatgtctgcctgtgggcCTCAATGCTTCTCGCCAGGATGATAtcggactaaacttctgaactgtaagacagccccaattagatattttcctttatataagTTGCTGTgattatagtgtctcttcacagcagtagaaaccctaactaagacgccCCTCTGTGCTAGAATTAATCACTGGCTTGGTCTTGTGTGGACAACCACTGGCTGTTCTGAGTTCATGAGTGCCATGGTCCTGTCATGACCAGAAAACACCgtttttctctgatcttcccgACCTCTGTtgcttacagtctttctgtcccctcttccacaatggtcCCTGAGCCCTGGGAGCATGTTCATATGGCTGTTTTAACACTTTAATGGCACAGTTGAGTTGTGACCGGGGTCATATTGTCCACAACACCCAAAATACATATCTGGCCTTTTACACAAAAATTGGGAGGCcggccagtggtggcgcacacctttaatcccagcactcaggaggcagagccaggcggatctctgtgagttcgaggccagcctggtctccaaagtgagttccaggaaaggtgcaaagctacacagagaaaccctgactcaaaaaacaaaacaaaacaaaaaaagtttaaaaaaaaattgtgaaaaaaatgtagGCTTCATGAAAATAGTGGGGTACAGGGACAGTCTTGTTCACTCATTCCCAGAGCATCACATGGTCCCTAGCTTCCAGTGGGTATTCGTAAAACCTTTctggtttttccttttatttatttatgtatgagcGCTCTActtgcatgtacaactttatgccagatgggggcatcagatcccactatagatggttgtgagccaccatgtggttgctgggaattgaactcaggactgctggaagaacagccagtgctcttaactgctgagccatctctccagcccccccccccttttttttcttttagacaggatctctgagcccaagctagccttgacttgctgtgtagctgagggtgaccttgaactccttatcctcctgcctctacctcctgagtgctgggaattactggcatgtgccaccagaccTGGTCTTAGCAATGATGGGAACCGACTCCAGGGTCtgttgcatgctaggcaagcactgtaccaactgagcctcAGCCTCGGTCCCTAAAGAATTGCTTTTAATGATAAAATCACCaattattctgtcttgtggaAGAAAGAGATAGAAATTCAGGTCAATCACCCAAAATCTCTACAGGGCTTCCCATTCAGAAGCAGCGTCTATGAGAGTCAATAGCATGGATTCTGGAGtcactgagttcaaatcctgagtCTGAATTTAACAGTCATTATATTGAGAGGTTTgatcaaattcttttttctccctttataacatgaaaaaaaaataattctaactTGTAAAGACTGAAGTTAGATGACAGATAAAGAcatcatggtggtacatacctttaatcccagcactttggaggtgggaCCCTTTAggagttgaacaaccctttcacagggtttgaatatcagatgtcctgcatatcagatatttacattacaaaacagcagcaaaattacagttttgaagtagcaacgaaaatagttttatggttaaGGGCGAGGGAAGTCACcccaacttgaggaactgtattaaagggtcacagcttcaGAAAAGTTAAAAACCACTGAGgtagaggtggatctctgagttcaaggtcagccatcAGGTGAggtccagaccagccagggttatagagtgagaccctgtctcaagaaaacaacaataaaacaaaacaagaaaccttCTGTTTGCAGTAAGCAAACATCAGTCGTGATGGTGGTCACCAGGGCCACCACTTCCCATCTACTCTGCTCTACATTAGACTCCAGGACTCTGCAGAGCCTGGAAGGCCTTTGTGAATTCCTAATGCTTTCTCTTAGTTCTGTATCCAGCCCACGTCCTTAGAGTAACAGCTAATCACATTTCAGGGAAACTAAGCGACTTGCTCCTAGTGTGCCCATAGTATAGTCAGGTCTGTCCCCAGGGCCTCTAGCTGCTGCCCTGGAATGTATCCCATTCAGGCCCAGATCAATAACAATGAGGCATTGGTCGTGTATTTGGATAGTTTTAATCATTAGCTTTGGGTATGCTGCCAGGACCCTTTTCTGACATCGCATTTTTCATAGGGAGAATCTGCAGTTTGATGAGTCACACGCTCGGGCCTTAAGGCCCCTTCAGAACTGCTAATGCATTTCAAACGACCAGTAATGACATATAGCAAAGCATGAGGTGGTGGCGGCTGCCAAGCCCACCCCATCCCAAGAGGGTGGCTTGGAGCCAAAACTGCTGTCTGGGAGCCTCCCAGCAGGGAACAGAGGGCGTGCACTCAAAAGTAAGAGTGAAGGGCATGTGAAGAAGGACCTCTGAGCAGAGATACAGAGGCAGAGAAGCACCTAGGGGCTGGCAGCAGCTAGAAGCCATTGCCAGGCCAGGCTCTGCCCAGAAGGAGCCCAAAGGAGAGGCTGCCCAAGAGCCATAGCTGGAGGAAAGGGTCCTGGGAGAAGCTGTGGTCTCTGCTAGAGGAGGGCTAGGTAAGATAGCAGGAAAAGGCTCTCCAGCCTAGCAACAGCAACCTCTGCCTAGGCCACACCAGACCCCAGAGATGGGTTCCAACAGGCTGGTCTTCCCAGCTGTCTGTCCACCCTATTGGTTCCCTTTTGCTAGTATTCAGCCTCTCTTAGTCAGGGTAGTCCACCCTTCCATCCAGTGATTTGACCACCAGAAGAATGGTTTGTATGGGACAGTTTTGCCACTCAGGAGACATTTGGCTATATCAGGAGACAGTTTCGATTGTCATGATTTGGGCTCCCAACATCTAGTCAGTAGAAGCCAGGGGTACGTACAGTGCTTGGTCGGCACAGCCTGAATGTGTGAATCAGCCAATGGCCCGAGGGCTGAGGTGAGAAGCCAGGCTGTGAGCTAACTGCCCTGGCCTCCTGGTGCCGGTCAGCCTTGCAGTCCCTCCTTCCGTCTCTACCGGGCCCTTCCGGGAACCCTCTGCTCCATCCTCTGGCTGAAGCAGCTCCATCTCAGTTGCCTATTGGGCTGGATCTTGGTGTTGTCCCCCAGCGTGGCTTCCTCCTAGGTTTGGCAACTTTGGCTCCCACCCAGGTTGCAAACCGCCCTCACACAGCCAAGCCCTTTCCTCAGCTCTCCTAGCTCACCCCACCCACCCCGCTCTGTCTATCCCTCACGGCCCAGCTCCAGTTCCCCGTCTCCATCCTCAGCTGCCTCCCAGTAGTTCACCCAGATTGGATCCTTCTAAACACAGAATAAAGCAGACTTGTCTAGAGCTAGCCAAGGTCATGCTCAAAGCTGGGGGTGCTTTCTTCAGTTTCATGCCTGAAGCATTTGTTCCCCTCTGGAGCGCCTCCCTGGAAATACACTCACTTTTATCTCACTGTtactgtgggtcctgggactgcTGAGCCTGGTCTGGCACAGGCTCCTTTGGTTGAAGAGCTAGGGGGGCCTGCCAAAAAATGACCTCACCCTGTTGGCCGTGGGGGACTAGACGCTCAGAACGTACGGGAGGAAGCAGCAGCTTGGGAAGTATATGGCTGTTAGGCACCAGGGAGGTCTGAGCTGAGGAGGCTGGCCCTTCTCTTTGTACCCCTCCACCCGAGCCTAGGATCCCACCTCACCTGTTCAGCCCCCATAGCCCTACCCTGGCTCCGATGCAGCAGAGAAAGGGATCCTGAGATGGAGTCGGCTGAGGCCGAGGTGGATCAGTAAGCCTCTGTATtgctttcattccttccttcccccagcaccccacccccactcaacTCCCCGAGAGCAGGAGACCCCCAGGACATCAGGCACAATCTGCCCTGCTTCACCGTCTCCCCGAGAGCACCATGTTCCAGATCCACCTGTGCCACTGGGGCCAGCTGTGCAGGAGGGCCGGGACTGGGCCAGGGCGGGGACCCAGCCTTCACTGCAGCCCCACCAGCTCGGTGATGGACGGGGCATGCACCATGAACTCCTCATAGTGACTGAGGAACAGCTGGAGGCGAGCCAGATAGGAGTCCTCATTATAGGGCAGCTGCTTGTCAAGAAGAAACTTCGATACCAAGGGCTTCACCTGAGGAAGAGTCACAAAGGGAGAGGCCTCTGAGTCGCCGGCCTGCAGCAGGCTGCCCACCATTGAGCTCTCCCTTGTCGAACCCTAGCCATTCTCTGCTGGGGAAGCGAGGGGCTGAAGTGTTGGAGAGCTTTCAAATCCTTCTACCCTACCCTAGAGGGAGGGATGGCCTCTCACCCTCACTCTCCACAAGACTCTTGACTACATGCCCACCCTCTTCAGCTCCCTCTGCTAAGCATCTTCTTTGGGTCAAATATTTCAGATCTAATTTCATCCTCAAAATCATCAAGATGAACCCTGTCccctcccattttacagacaaggaaactgaggctcagtgaACTTGCCCAGAGTCCTATTGCTACTAGAAAACCCAAGTGACTCTGATATAAAGCCCATGTTGTTACTTGTACTCCAGGCTGCCCTTCCTGGGTGACCTTTGAAGAGGCCAGTGAGGGGACCTAGAGCTGAGATGTACCTGGAGGTTCCCCATCATCCACCCTCAGGCaggcccttcctcccttccctcttcccagcctttgGCTACCTTCAGGCACATGTGGTCAGAGAGCCAAGGGAAGAGGTGATGTTCCACATGGCAGCTGATGAGTGAGTGGCCGAATGCCCAGTCCAGCAGTGGCTGCCGTGGCAGGTTCAGCACCCCCAGGCTCATCATATGAATCCTCCGGGGCTTCTTGTCCAGGGAGAACATAGGCAATCCGATGTGCTGTGATAGACATATGGGTCACACCCTGTCGGGGCTTAGACAACCCTGGGTCTGTCTTCACCAAGCGTACAGGGGCCAGTGGGACCCTAGAAGTGTAAGAAAGCTCTAGCCAAATTCCAGGGCTAACCCAGTCTGCAGTGAGCTGAGTCTTTCCCACATCTGGGCTTCTCCCCATTTGGGCAATGAAGGGCATCTTTTCAGAACCCTGGTATTCAAATGCCCCGGACTCACTGCTTGTTCTTGTGACCCTGCATGCCTCACACCAGTAGCATGCTTTTACCCGTGTGTCAAAgctcaaagaaagcaaaatgaggGCCCAGCCAATGCCATGAGGCAGGCCAAGGGCAGGGCAGGAGATGGAAGTTCTTTGAGAACAGCCAGGAGTTTGGCATTCAATGCTGGCACCATTTCTACAGGGAGACCTCGTTGCTCCACTATGGGTGAAGACCTGGTAGATCTCTGCACAATCCCCTGGCACTGGGCACACCTACTGCTAATTACTCCATCCTCTCACTGTGTCCCATCTACTTGTTTACCTccaggtaacctagacccagggAGGTGCCTGACCCAGGGAGGTGCCCAGTGGAGAAGGAATTTATATGTACTGATTGAACGAAACAGTAGAAGGGGATACGTAAACTTGACCTTGAATGATGGGTAGAGTTTAGACTGgagaagaaagcaaggagggTCTCTCCAGGACCAGGCAAAGGCTTCATTGAAACCCAGACTTCCTGTGATGACCCACAGTGACAGGGGAGGAGCAGGAATTGGGGAAGCATTCTTTGGTGACCTCTCTCTACCTAAAGCTTGAGTCTGGACAGCTGTAGATGCTCCTCTTAGCTGCCTGAATCCAGGGCTGGGAACTTGCTTACCTGGAAGATGTTGACATGGAGATAGGGGTGGGCCAGCAGGGATCTGGCGAGCAGCATGCAAGCCAGCGCTGAACTGGGGCTCTTGAAGCCCGACACattcaagagcagccagtactgaGAATAAAGGCCCAGGGACATGAAGCCCAATGTCCGAAGTGCCACCCTCAGCTCTTCCTTCCTCAAATGCTCTGTCAGGGGGACAAGATGTGATGTAAGGGAGAGCCATCATGAGCCGGCTCCATGGTCACCACAAGTGTTAAGGTAGAGGAGTGCTCTGGGTGTGTTCAGTGAACCTAGACAGCATGAAAGCATATCCTCCCTTTGCACCCTGGCTAAGGTCAAGATCTGCAGTGTGGTTTGTACAGGACATCCTCAAAGTGATCCCACACACCCtaaaattttatgttataattttgtggggtgtgtgtgtgtatgtgtgtaagtgctagtgcccatggaagccGGAGGTATTGATTGAttccccctgaagctggagttacaggggattGTGAGCAACCCAGTacagatgctaggaattgaagtctggtcctctggaatagcaggaagccctcttaacctctgagccatctctccagcccttacaaAGCTCCCGTATATTTATGAGCTCCTTCTATTTTCACACCATCCTTGAGCAGGTGAAGGACCTACGGCAGGCAGGTCAAGTTACCTGCCCACAGCCACCAGCCAGTAAGTAAAGGAGAGACCTGGACCAGGTCTGGGGATCTTTCCACCCAGCTTG
Above is a window of Onychomys torridus chromosome 8, mOncTor1.1, whole genome shotgun sequence DNA encoding:
- the Fads6 gene encoding fatty acid desaturase 6; the encoded protein is MEPAPQSASPGDGAAEVLLSELERQVQDVVRASSWWERRGVDCAILAVSLLALPAGFLCLRFHSVLAFTTGITILGICHYTLTVKGSHLATHGALTESKRWNKILMIFFVEVCTAFPAEFGKFSHVNMHHGYTNVVGLGDSSTWKIPCLNRYIYMFLAPLLIPILTPLVALEHLRKEELRVALRTLGFMSLGLYSQYWLLLNVSGFKSPSSALACMLLARSLLAHPYLHVNIFQHIGLPMFSLDKKPRRIHMMSLGVLNLPRQPLLDWAFGHSLISCHVEHHLFPWLSDHMCLKVKPLVSKFLLDKQLPYNEDSYLARLQLFLSHYEEFMVHAPSITELVGLQ